The stretch of DNA GATGTATCATATCTCAGCTTTACAACCCACAAGACAAGGTCAAACAATTATACATGTAGCTGCCTACAGCCCTACACACACAGTACGTACCTCCATTATATCTCCTACGTTCATGACCAATGCATTTGGAACGATGGGCACGTTGTACCAGACGCCGTTTTTCTGAAGCTGGAGCCCCTCAGCGTCGGCGAAGTTGACTGTGATTATGGAGCCGTCGATGTGGGCCTTGAGGCCCAAGACGTGGTCCGGCCTTGGACACTGAGGGTAGTAGTTGAATATAGCTTGGGTGATGGAGTTGTCGCCGATCATGTTTACCAGGTGTTCCTCTTGTAAATTGAGCATCTTGGCCATGTTTCGAAAGACAAGGTTAGCCGCCGCTTTGCACTTGATGGTGTACTCAGACAGGATGTCTCTGCACAATTATGGATGGTAATTAAGACAATTGTATTGGGTTACTCATCAACTGCCGGAGCGCTGACGTATAAGTTTGAGAAAATAGATGCCGCTTTAGGCATGCATGATGCATGATCAGAGTCTCCAGCAGCATGcaccatgtactccctctgtaaagaaatatggtAAAAGCCTAGAGCTAGACGGCAAGTACCTGAAAGAAGGGGGTTGTGTTGGCCACAGTCTGTAGGTTCTCAGGGACTCGGGTTCCACTAGGAGATTGAGCCGGTCGTTCCAGTCAAGGACCTGATTCTCTTTCACGACCATGTCGTTACCGTATCCATCCATGCCCAGCTTCTCGCCGTCGACAATGTTTGAGTACTTCTGTTTCTCTTCCAGCGGGAGGTTGAAGAACTCTCTCGTAACCTTCATCGCCTCGGCAAGAAAGCTAGGCTCCATTCCatgtccaacagcccggagaaacATCGGCCGGAGATGAGACGGTGACCACTAGCTTCATCACAATCACATGAAAGAAATGACAACGCAAAGAAGTTTAATTACCAGGAAGAGGTCCCAGTTCTCCAAGGCGGACCGCAGCTTGTCGAACTCTTCGGCGCTGCCGGCAGACAGCCGGCTGAGGTCGATGATGGGGATGGGCTCGGGCATCTCGGAGACCGCCGCGGCAGGACGGTCTTGCACAGGAAGGACGTACTGGCTCGGTGGCTCCTGCACGCCGGCGCCCACCAGCTCTTGCACGATCGGAGGTACCTCGAGAACCTTGAATTGCTGGTCATAAGAAGCCATGGTTGCTTGCTGTGCTGTTAGTTTTGAGCTTCCTCTTTGGTAGTtcgatctatatataggcatattatagtaAGGAGGAACGTTTTTTTTTCTGTGCGCACTGTGCCGTACGGCTATCATTTCTCCGTTGATGATTTTTCTTGTACTGCACTATTCCACTTAACTGGTCGCTGGCATATTAGAAAGGAACTGGTCGCTGGCTGGTCCCGTTTGTCTGGATTGTCTGAACCTTTCCATATCCAGAGTTTTTTTCCCCAAACAGTCCATGCATGCAGACAACTAGGAAGATTTGGGAACATCCTATGAGAATTCTCTCACCAACCTCATTGCCCCATTATCTCCAGCTTCACACGCAGccgggttttttttttttttgcgaataggCTGTACTGATGTAGCCAGTCGTTAGTGAGAATCCATATATccttatctatatctatatctatatatacctATACTTATATTTATacttacctactattaaagggaataggtattcttagtTTGGTCCCGTTTTGTTTGGTCCCATTTTTTCGTATCTTCGTCCGTCCGTCTTTCCTTTTCTCGTAAGTCAAAAGTGTCTTTGTACGTCACGATTGATTGTTTTTGGCTTCTGGTCTGTTCACCCATCGCTTGGTTGGGCCTCAGCCCGTTAAATTAAACACGGCTGAACCGTGCGCTGTAAGCTGGCCCAGCTACCAGGCCTGCTGCGCGCTATAAGCCGGCCCAACTACACTGGCAGCCCACGCAAAAAATAAGCGTTTCATCATGGGTTTCGAAACGCATGACCTGTGGTCTATCCATAGATGGTACGTACCATCTAGCTACATCACTTTTGTGTTAAATAGAGACACAAAGGTTGGttttgtttagtcccacctcggtttCTTGCACACAATATAACCAGTTTATATACATTtttaagtttcatggttatcaaggggttgtcccaaaaataaagaaagaagATTCAAGGAAGGAAAGGAAATCGAGAAACGGAAAATAATTGAGGGAAAAATCATGCCACCTTTGAAAAAGTAAATAAGGAAAGCAAATTGAGGGGAAATCGTGCGATTGTGTGCTCAAAGAGGTGTGAGACCTTCGAGCCATTGCCAGCCACACATGGGTGGACTGCATGAGGCAAGAATGAAGCAGCATAAGGCCACACACCAATGTGTTGCAGCCTACTGAAAGACAAGATCAATAGCCTGTGGATGAGCTTGCCCAGCTAAATATGAGTTGTCATTCAAAAAAAGAATGAGTCAGACTAACTCCACAAGGTCACGGTAGTATCTTTGGCATAGGGGGCTAAACCTGAATTTTTTTTGTGAGCTTTTGACGCCCGACAAAACCACAGTTGTTGAAATTCTAATGCAAGGCCTGCTTCCTGCTGCGCTGGGGATTTTTCTATGTCCATGTTGAGTTGTCGGTTGAACTAAGAATGTTAACGAAAAAATAAATATCATATATGACTTTGTTTTTAACAAGAACCGTGGTGAGCCTCAAACACTATTTTAGTACAATATTTTTAAAATCTAGAAAATATCCAAATATCCCCACTCGAACAAGCCCAAAAATATAATAGTTGTTGCGAAGTTATGCTATCTCTCTCCGAATTTTGTGACGGGTATTGGCTAAACTTTACCGAGTTCCTAATTTCTTTTAAGGAGAAGTATGTTGATGTACGTAAAGAAATATTCTATAAGATTAGCATGTCCTATTTCGACAATTTTGGATCTTAAAAAAATTGACTAAAATTTGCATGAACAATGAATGTATTTTTGCACATTATTATAAATAAACTTGAATATAAACTGTTTTTTCCCGTTACAACGCACGGGTATTTGTGCTAGTCTATATAATAAACTGTCCAAGAGAAAGAAAAGTCCAACCTAGCGCTGCTCGTTCTCCGCGTGGATATGGTGCCACTTGCCCAAAGAGAAAAGAAGATCAATCTTTGCGCTGCTATCTCGCTGAATTGTCATCGAACTTCCAGAGAAAAATCCAGAATTTTTTTTGAACGGTCTCTTTTTTTTTGAACGGTGATATTTATATTGGACATCATAAAATATAGAAATAACAATAAAACTTATATTTCCTCGGGTCAAACTTCCTCTCTATTAACACGGAAGTTTTTCCAGATATACAAAATAATAATTCAATCAGTTCTAGAACCCTGTCATCTGCCCGGCTGTTCCTAGCAATAGGATCACAACACTCTACCCACGCGGCAGGCTCTTCCCAAGTCAAATGGGAATTGAGAAAATTAAATCTCTTTCGAATGGTCAATAACAATAACAAAACGATCCCACTTTGAACATATTCTGAAGGAAAAAAAACACAGAAACAAGAATTGTTCTTGTAATCACGCTATTCAATCCTATCCACTTTAACTAAATCTGATCAATTTGCTCAGCATCAACCATTTCAACAttgaacaaatgcatgcatgaagacAATACAAGAGAAATCATTGTTACCACACTCCACAAAAAAAAGAGCCTAGGGTTCCTCTGCCTCCCGTCGACGTTGCTGCCGGTCTGTCTCGTCTTAGGTGACCTTAGACCATGGGGCGCagtggatctcggcccttgccaacgggagggctccgtttttaaaaTGTTTCTTGGAGTTTTGTGATAGTCCATGTCCTACTCAGGAAGACGAGATGGTGGCAGCTTTTTTaagatggaataagattctccTCGCCTATCCCCCGTCCACAGATGTGTCTAGCATTGtcgatgggcgtgtggaggtgtgtctccggtggtTATGCCCATGGTAGGTCTGCTCGGatctgttcgtctacgttcgtgtcgcttcaggttggatcctttcgatctaggctactcttcgtcggcggcggttgctgtgccggtgcgctggtcctatgtggTCTTAGCAcggcgacttcccgactgtctacaatAAATTTTGCCTGGCTcctgcgagggaggggcgatgacggtagCGCGTCTTCGgcttgcttcagtgcttgtagtcgtcgttagATGGTTTACGGATacggatataatttttattatttccgtTGTTCTatcaaaaggctttcgccccgctatgTTGATATAGCAACCaccctgccatgattgaagataaatagatcgaaagtttaaaaaaaatgcatgcatgcagatGAACAAGGTGCTGGAGACATCGAAAGACGTGAGTTCCCTTTGCATTGGCGTCCAATTCAATTTCAAGTCGTTGAACTACAACCGTGCAGCTGCAGCAAAATGGAAGAACCGCGATTCACGGCCCATTCCTTGTGTTTACAAGTTCTAATTGGTCAAATGATCCACGGGTACCAAAGAATATGCCGTTGGTGTTTTGGAACCGATGTCATTGAACAGCGAATTGTCATTTCCCAACTCAAAtgcaagtttttctttttctttttttagggaaaggccatcatggctagctttatttatAATTTAACCAACGCTTACATCGTCCGCTAAAAGTTCTAAAATAAATGCCGGAGGTGAGTCCAACCACAAGTTCAGTGGATCTACACGTCCATTTTGCGCTAGCACATGAGCTACCATATTAGATTCACGATTACAATGCTTTAAAATGACCTTCCCGAAATTGAGTAACAGTAACCGGCAATCCTCCAGAATTGGAGCTGCTATTGTGGAGTGGCCTGTATTTTGCTGTAGACTTTCGACAAGATTCAAACAGTCCATCTGTACCAGA from Triticum dicoccoides isolate Atlit2015 ecotype Zavitan chromosome 6A, WEW_v2.0, whole genome shotgun sequence encodes:
- the LOC119314581 gene encoding protein SRG1-like — translated: MASYDQQFKVLEVPPIVQELVGAGVQEPPSQYVLPVQDRPAAAVSEMPEPIPIIDLSRLSAGSAEEFDKLRSALENWDLFLAVGHGMEPSFLAEAMKVTREFFNLPLEEKQKYSNIVDGEKLGMDGYGNDMVVKENQVLDWNDRLNLLVEPESLRTYRLWPTQPPSFRDILSEYTIKCKAAANLVFRNMAKMLNLQEEHLVNMIGDNSITQAIFNYYPQCPRPDHVLGLKAHIDGSIITVNFADAEGLQLQKNGVWYNVPIVPNALVMNVGDIMEILSNGFFKSLVHRVVTNAEKERLSFVLVYTLELETELEPVSELVDDKRPAQYMKIKLHDYMEKYHDTYATGTLAIDGVKI